A segment of the Bordetella flabilis genome:
CCGGTGCGGCAGCCATCGCGCTGCTGCGCGAGAACCGCGCCTGGGTGGAAGAACTGGGGCGCGATAACATCGAGCGCGCCAGCGATATGGGCAATGTCAGCGGGGCGGTGTTCCAGGCCCGCGCGGCCCTGGTCGATGCGAAAACCTATATGGAAGGCGGGCGTATCCCGGATCGCGACGAAGCGCTGCGCGTCGTCGACCGCTTCCTGGCCGATGCGCGCGCGGGCGTGAGCCGCCTGCAGGCCGTGCCCTACGCCAACCAGGCCGGCAAGCCGCGCTATGACGCCGTGATGCGCGCCTACGCCGCGCTGGTGGACGGCTGCCTGGTGCCGATGCGCGAGGCGATCCAGGGCTGGAACGGCGTGGAGGTGAACCGGCTCGGCGACCAGGTGCTGCCCGCCGCGGCCGCGGCCTATGTCAAGGCGGAAGGTGAATTCCAGCGCTATATGCGGGAGCAGGGCGCGGCCGCCATACGGGAAGTCGCGCGCATGCAGGACATCGCGGTGCGCAGTGCCGTGGCCCTGGCGGTATTCGTGCTGCTGCTGGCCATCGGCATACGCCTGGTGCTGCAGCGTGCGCTGCTGCGGCCCCTGGTCGAGGCCGGCCACCACCTGGACGATATCGCCGACGGCGACCTGACCGGCGCGGTAGGACGCACCGGCGACAACGAAATCGGCGTGCTTTTCACCGCCATGGCACGCATGCGCGCCGGTTTGGCGACCGCGGTCGGCACGGTGCGCACCGCCGTGGACGACATCCACGCCGATATGCGCGCGCTGGCCGCGGGCGGCATACAGCTTTCCGAGCGCACCGCCGAACAGGCCGGCATGCTGCAGGAGACCGCGGCCGGCATGTCGACCCTGGCGCAGACCGTGCACCTGACCTCCGATAATGCGCAACAGGCCAGCGCGCAGGCGCAGCGCGCCGAGACGCTGGCCGGCCAGGGAGCCCAGGCGGTCGACCGCGTGGTCGCCCGCATGCGCGACATCGCCGACAGCGCCCGGCACATCGGCGACATTGTCGGCGTGGTGGACGGCATCGCCTTCCAGACCAATATGCTGGCGCTGAACGCCGCCGTCGAAGCCGCCCGTGCCGGCGAGGCGGGCCGCGGCTTCGCCGTCGTCGCCGGCGAGGTGCGCACCCTTGCCCAACGCAGCGCCAATGCCGCACGGGAGATCAAGACGCTGATCGCGGATTCGGCCAGCCATGTGCAGGCCGGCGTGCGGGAAGTGGGCGAGGCCGGCCGCACCATCGATGACGTACGCCAGGCGGTCGCCTGCGTCACGGCACTGGTGCACGGAATATCGGAGGCGGCCGCCGAGCAGGCGTTGGGGATCGGCACCATGCACGAAGCCATGTCGGGACTGGACGGCAACACCCAGGAGAACGCGGCGCTGGCCGAGGAAACCGCGGCCGCCGTCGCCGCCTTGGAAGGACGGGCGCAGCGCCTGCGCGAGGCCGTCGCGGTGTTTCGCCTGGGCGGCGTGGACGCCGGGCACGCCGGCGCCCCCGACCTGCCCGTTGCCAGCCGGCCCGGCTCAGGCGCCGTCGGCCATGAGGTAGGGTTCGACGACGAGCGGCACGTTTCCGTGCTTGACCTGATGCTTGACCCGCGCGGCCGCAGAGGCAATGTCCTCGGCGCGGATGCGCATGCCTGATCGCGGCGTCACCTGCAGGGCGCCAATGCTCAGGGTGACGAAGGGGAATGACCGCATGATGCCGTAGCGGTCTTCCGCCGCGATGCCGCCGCGCGCCCGGCCGCCTTCGTCGTAGAGTGCGATGGCGCCCTCGTTGAACTGTTCGATGATGCGTTCGGCGCGGGCGTGCCAGTCGCCGCTGCGGAACAGGATCACGAAATCGTCGCCGCCCACATGGCCGACGAAATCGCGCTGCGGGTCGCAGTTCGCGCGGATCACCGATGCGCACAACTGGATCATGTCGTCGCCCCGCCAATAGCCGTACACATCGTTGAACGGCTTGAAGTGGTTCAGGTCGCAATAGCAGGTGACGAAGTCCACGCCGCCCTCGAGCAGGCTGCCGATGTGCTGGCTGATCGGGATGTTGCCGGGCAGCGATGTCAGGGGGTTTGCGTAGCGGGCGGCTTCGATGCGCATTTCCGTCACCGAGCGGACCAGCGCCTCGCCCGTGCCCAGGCTGTCGTAACGGCCGTCGCGGGTAATGATGAAGCCGTCCACCAGGTAGCGCTGGTCTTCCGAGACCAGCACGTGACTGAGTTGGTCGATGGACGCGTGCACGTCCACCAGCACCGGCTGGCTATTCATGAACGTGGTGCAGGGGTCGCGGCCGAACAATTCGCGCGTGTAGCGTTGGGCGTAGCGCTCGGTGAAGTCGCGCCGGTTGATGATGCCCGCCGGCCGGTTCCCGTCGTCCACCACCGCCACGGCGTGCAGGGCCTTGTGCTCGTCGAACAGGCGGTGCACGTCATCGTTGGTATGCCGGCCGGGCGACACCGAAGGCGCCTCCACGCGCAGCGTGGCGGCGGTGGCGCCGGGCAGCAGCGACGTGGCGCGCGGGGCGGGACGGCGCGCCAGGGCCTGCCGCACCTCCGCGCCGATGTGCGTGGCCAGGGTGGCGGCGGGATGGCCCAGGAACCAGCCCTGGGCGTAGCGGATACCCAGGTCCCGCACTGCGGCCAGGTCTTCGGCGGTCTCGATGCCTTCCGCGATGGTGGGAGTTCCCAGGCACTGCGCGACCGACAGGATCGCGCGCACCAGTTGCTGCCGCCGCTCGTCGCGCGCGATGCCATGGAAGAAGTAGCGGTCCACCTTGACCAGGTCGGGTTGCACCTCGGACCACAGTTGCAGGCTGGCGTGGCCGACGCCGTAGTCGTCCAGCGCCAGGCGCACGCCATGCGCGCGCAGGGCGCGGAACACTTCGGTCAGCACGCGCAGGTCGGGACATACCGGGTCATGCTCGGTCAGTTCGATGACGATGCGCGCGGCGTCGATGGCGCTGGCTTCCAGCAGCCGGGCGGGCGTTTCCTGTCCCCAGCGCGCCCAGAAATGCAGCAGGGCGGAGGCCGACATGTTCAGGAATAGACAACTGTCCGCAGGCGCGTCCAGGTCCTGGAAAGTACGCAGGCCGCTGGTCGCGCTCGCGTGTTCGACGGCGGGGTGTACCCCGCGCCGGCGCGCCTCGCCGAACAGGGCGTCGGGCGTATGCAGCAAGCTGTCCCGCGGTCCTCGGATCAGGCTTTCGTAGCCGTAGACGCGGCCTTGCGCCAGGTCGACCACGGGTTGGAACAGCGGCGTCAGTTGTCCTGCGCGGAGGATATCGTCCAGCAGGCCCGCCGCCGGCGCGACGGCATGGTGGGCGGGAATTCCGGAAGCGGGATGTACAGGCGCGTGCATACGGAAGCCAGCGGAGGCAGCGGGTGGAGGTCGGCTATGGTGAGCCGTCCATGTTGCGCCGGCGTTTCAAAGTGTGACCTCAGGCCGGGGCGCGGGCGATACACTAGCAGTTTGCCTGGGGCCTCGCACGCCCGTTACATATCATGAGCGTCGTCACCTCCCGACTCGACCGCGTTGTACTGGCGTCCGGCAATGCCGGCAAACTGCGGGAATTCGCCGCCTTGTTCGCCCCCCTGGGCATCGAACTGGTACCGCAACATCAATTGGGCGTGCCCGAGGCGCCCGAACCCCACGTCACTTTCGTGGAAAACGCCCTGGAGAAAGCTCGCCATGCCAGCCGCCTGACCGGGCTGCCCGCGCTGGCCGACGATTCGGGGCTGTGCGTCGACGCCCTGGACGGGGCGCCGGGCGTCTACTCGGCCCGGTACGCGAGCCTGGACGGCGGGGAAAAATCCGATGCCGCCAACAATGCCTTGCTGGTACGGAACCTGGCGGGACAGGCCGACCGGCGCGCCTGTTATGTCGCCGTCCTGGTGCTGGTGCGCAGCGCCGACGATCCGCGGCCGCTGGTGGGCGAGGGCGTCTGGTACGGCGAAATCAGCGCCACGCCGCGCGGCGATCACGGTTTCGGCTACGATCCGCACTTCCTGCTGCCCGAGCTGGGCCGGACCGCCGCCGAGCTGCAGCCCACCGAAAAGAACGCCGTCAGCCACCGCGCGCTCGCGCTGCGCGAACTGCTCGCCAAACTGGACCGTGCCGCGCGCTGACGCGGCTGTCTACCATGCCCATCACCATTCCCATCCGCCACGCGGACGTGCCTCTTCCTGCGTCGCAGGCGCGTCGCGGCGCTTCCGGCTTGACCAGCCTGCCGCCGCTGTCGCTCTACGTGCACGTGCCCTGGTGCGTGCGCAAGTGTCCCTATTGCGATTTCAATTCCCACGCCATCGCGGGCGAGATACCCGAGCGCGCGTACCTGGATGCCTTGCGCGCCGACCTGGAGCAGGCGCTGCCCCTGATCTGGGGCCGCCAGGTGATGACGGTATTCATTGGAGGCGGCACGCCCAGCCTGCTGTCGCCGGCGGGGCTGGATGAGCTGCTGGCGATGCTGCGGGCCTACCTGAACCTGTGGCCGGACGCGGAAATCACCATGGAGGCCAACCCCGGCACCGCGGAGGCCGGCCGATTCCGCGACTACGCGGCAAGCGGGGTCAACCGCCTTTCCCTGGGCATCCAGAGCTTCGACGACGCACAGTTGCGCGCGCTGGGCCGCATCCATGACGCCGCGCAGGCGCGTCGCGCCATCGCGATGGCGCAGGCGGCGGTGGCGCGGGTCAACCTTGACGTGATGTTCGCCTTGCCGGGCCAGTCTGTGCAGGCCTGTGCGGCGGACGTCCGCGAGGCGCTCTCCCATGGCACCGAACACCTGTCGCTCTACCACCTGACGCTGGAGCCCAATACGGTCTTCGCGAAGTACCCGCCCGTGGTGCCGGACGACGACACCGCGGCGGCGATGCAGGACACGGTGCAGGAGCTGGCGGAGCAGGCCGGGCTGGCCCGCTACGAAGTATCGGCCTATGCCCGGGCCGGTGCGCGCTGCCGGCATAACCTGAACTACTGGGAGTTCGGCGACTACCTGGGCATCGGCCCCGGGGCGCACGGCAAGCTGTCCTTCCACGACCGCATCGTCCGGCAGGCGCGCACGCGCAACCCCGAACGCTGGATGGCGGCGGCGCTGGCAGGCGACGGTTCGCACGTGGCCGAGTCGCGCGAGGTCGGTCCGGAGGACCTGCCGTTCGAGTTCATGCTGAACGTGCTGCGGCTCAAGGACGGCGTGCCGGCGACCCATTTCGCCGAACGGACCGGCCTGTCGCTGGCGACCATCGCGCACCAATTGGAGGCAGCCGTCCGCCGCGGCTTGCTGGATCCGGACCCGACGCGCCTGAAGGCAACGCCTCAGGGTTGGGCGTTCCTGAACGATCTTCAAGCCATTTTCCTGCCCTGATGCACCACGGCGCCCCGGCCTGTGCACCAAAATGGAACCTTTGTGCCCTAGGATATGCACAATACCGGTGCATGATTTCGTATCTACCCTTCGGGATTCCCAGGGGAAAACATGGCATGGATGTTGCTTCTAGTCCTACGCCAGTCGAGTTGCAGCACTCGACCCTTTATCAAACGGAGATGACATGGCAAGCCCAAAAGAAGTCGTGAAAGAGATTGCTGAGAAGGAGGTCAAATTCGTCGACTTCCGGTTCACCGATACCGCTGGCCGCGAGCACCACGTTTCGGTGCCGGCGCGCGTCGTCGACGAAGACAAGTTCGAAAGCGGCCACGCTTTCGACGGTTCCTCGATCCCTGGCTGGAAGGGCATCGAAGCCTCGGACATGCTTCTGATTCCGGATGCCGGCACGGCCCGCATCGATCCGTTCATGGAAGAAACCACGCTGGCGCTCACCTGCGACGTGGTCGAGCCCTCGGATATGAGCGGCTATTCCCGCGACCCCCGGTCCCTGGCCAAGCGCGCCGAAGCCTACCTGAAGTCCTCCGGTATCGGCGACACCGCTTATTTCGGCCCGGAGCCCGAATTCTTCGTGTTCGACGGCGTGACGTGGAACACCGACATGTCGGGCACCTTCGTCAAGATCAAGTCCGAAGAGGCGCCGTGGTCCACCGGGACCGAGTTCGAAGGCGGCAACCTGGGCCATCGTCCGCTGGTCAAGGGCGGCTATTTTCCCGTGCCCCCCGTCGATTCCTTCCAGGACATGCGCTCCGAAATGTGCCTGATCCTGGAACAGCAGGGCGTGCCGGTCGAAGTGCATCACCACGAAGTGGCCGCTCCGGGCCAACTGGAAATCGGCACCCAGTTCAGCACGCTGGTCAAGCGCGCCGACTGGAACCAGGTCCTGAAGTACGTCGTGCGCAACGTGGCCCATGCCTACGGCAAGACGGCCACCTTCATGCCCAAGCCCGTCGTGGGCGACAACGGTTCCGGCATGCACGTGCACCAATCGATCTGGAAGGACGGCCAGAACCTGTTTGCCGGTGAAGGCTACGCCGGCCTGTCGGAATTCGCGCTGTA
Coding sequences within it:
- the rdgB gene encoding RdgB/HAM1 family non-canonical purine NTP pyrophosphatase, encoding MSVVTSRLDRVVLASGNAGKLREFAALFAPLGIELVPQHQLGVPEAPEPHVTFVENALEKARHASRLTGLPALADDSGLCVDALDGAPGVYSARYASLDGGEKSDAANNALLVRNLAGQADRRACYVAVLVLVRSADDPRPLVGEGVWYGEISATPRGDHGFGYDPHFLLPELGRTAAELQPTEKNAVSHRALALRELLAKLDRAAR
- the hemW gene encoding radical SAM family heme chaperone HemW, with amino-acid sequence MPITIPIRHADVPLPASQARRGASGLTSLPPLSLYVHVPWCVRKCPYCDFNSHAIAGEIPERAYLDALRADLEQALPLIWGRQVMTVFIGGGTPSLLSPAGLDELLAMLRAYLNLWPDAEITMEANPGTAEAGRFRDYAASGVNRLSLGIQSFDDAQLRALGRIHDAAQARRAIAMAQAAVARVNLDVMFALPGQSVQACAADVREALSHGTEHLSLYHLTLEPNTVFAKYPPVVPDDDTAAAMQDTVQELAEQAGLARYEVSAYARAGARCRHNLNYWEFGDYLGIGPGAHGKLSFHDRIVRQARTRNPERWMAAALAGDGSHVAESREVGPEDLPFEFMLNVLRLKDGVPATHFAERTGLSLATIAHQLEAAVRRGLLDPDPTRLKATPQGWAFLNDLQAIFLP
- a CDS encoding EAL domain-containing protein — protein: MHAPVHPASGIPAHHAVAPAAGLLDDILRAGQLTPLFQPVVDLAQGRVYGYESLIRGPRDSLLHTPDALFGEARRRGVHPAVEHASATSGLRTFQDLDAPADSCLFLNMSASALLHFWARWGQETPARLLEASAIDAARIVIELTEHDPVCPDLRVLTEVFRALRAHGVRLALDDYGVGHASLQLWSEVQPDLVKVDRYFFHGIARDERRQQLVRAILSVAQCLGTPTIAEGIETAEDLAAVRDLGIRYAQGWFLGHPAATLATHIGAEVRQALARRPAPRATSLLPGATAATLRVEAPSVSPGRHTNDDVHRLFDEHKALHAVAVVDDGNRPAGIINRRDFTERYAQRYTRELFGRDPCTTFMNSQPVLVDVHASIDQLSHVLVSEDQRYLVDGFIITRDGRYDSLGTGEALVRSVTEMRIEAARYANPLTSLPGNIPISQHIGSLLEGGVDFVTCYCDLNHFKPFNDVYGYWRGDDMIQLCASVIRANCDPQRDFVGHVGGDDFVILFRSGDWHARAERIIEQFNEGAIALYDEGGRARGGIAAEDRYGIMRSFPFVTLSIGALQVTPRSGMRIRAEDIASAAARVKHQVKHGNVPLVVEPYLMADGA
- the glnA gene encoding type I glutamate--ammonia ligase yields the protein MASPKEVVKEIAEKEVKFVDFRFTDTAGREHHVSVPARVVDEDKFESGHAFDGSSIPGWKGIEASDMLLIPDAGTARIDPFMEETTLALTCDVVEPSDMSGYSRDPRSLAKRAEAYLKSSGIGDTAYFGPEPEFFVFDGVTWNTDMSGTFVKIKSEEAPWSTGTEFEGGNLGHRPLVKGGYFPVPPVDSFQDMRSEMCLILEQQGVPVEVHHHEVAAPGQLEIGTQFSTLVKRADWNQVLKYVVRNVAHAYGKTATFMPKPVVGDNGSGMHVHQSIWKDGQNLFAGEGYAGLSEFALYYIGGIIKHARALNAITNPGTNSYKRLVPHFEAPVKLAYSARNRSASIRIPYVGNPKGRRIETRFPDPLANPYLAFSALMMAGLDGVQNKIHPGDPADKNLYDLPPEEDAKIPTVCASLEQALEALDKDREFLTRGGVFSNEMLDAYLVLKEQEVQRLRMTAHPVEFDMYYSL
- a CDS encoding methyl-accepting chemotaxis protein codes for the protein MHNKFSVKQALSIVLALFVVLFCAAGAAAIALLRENRAWVEELGRDNIERASDMGNVSGAVFQARAALVDAKTYMEGGRIPDRDEALRVVDRFLADARAGVSRLQAVPYANQAGKPRYDAVMRAYAALVDGCLVPMREAIQGWNGVEVNRLGDQVLPAAAAAYVKAEGEFQRYMREQGAAAIREVARMQDIAVRSAVALAVFVLLLAIGIRLVLQRALLRPLVEAGHHLDDIADGDLTGAVGRTGDNEIGVLFTAMARMRAGLATAVGTVRTAVDDIHADMRALAAGGIQLSERTAEQAGMLQETAAGMSTLAQTVHLTSDNAQQASAQAQRAETLAGQGAQAVDRVVARMRDIADSARHIGDIVGVVDGIAFQTNMLALNAAVEAARAGEAGRGFAVVAGEVRTLAQRSANAAREIKTLIADSASHVQAGVREVGEAGRTIDDVRQAVACVTALVHGISEAAAEQALGIGTMHEAMSGLDGNTQENAALAEETAAAVAALEGRAQRLREAVAVFRLGGVDAGHAGAPDLPVASRPGSGAVGHEVGFDDERHVSVLDLMLDPRGRRGNVLGADAHA